A DNA window from Acomys russatus chromosome 7, mAcoRus1.1, whole genome shotgun sequence contains the following coding sequences:
- the LOC127192417 gene encoding mas-related G-protein coupled receptor member B1-like: MGPTTPDWRTNNTTLNESDNIPNFCVTMSYSLNILTVIVALVGLAGNAIVLWLLGFRMHRNAFSVYILNLAGADFLILSFQILASIIDICCQAHKIYVFVIHCWEIAFNFAYLAGLSMLSAMSTERCLSVMCPIWHRCRRPRHTSAVMCALLWALSLLLSLLEGNACDMFLHYFGLGWCTKLSFITFAWLIVLFVVLSGSSLALLVRIFCGSRRLLVTRLYVTIALTVLVFFIFGLPYGFYWFFLYWTVEMDEVFRCNVSEITVFLSCVNSCANPIIYFLIGSIRHRKFRLKTLKGLLQRAMQDTPEEEGWDGASSGKSG; the protein is encoded by the coding sequence ATGGGTCCAACCACCCCTGACTGGAGGACTAACAACACCACACTGAATGAAAGTGACAACATTCCAAACTTCTGTGTCACCATGTCATATTCCCTGAATATTCTAACAGTCATCGTTGCCTTGGTTGGCCTGGCAGGAAATGCCATAGTGCTGTGGCTTCTAGGCTTCAGGATGCACAGGAATGCCTTCTCTGTCTACATCCTCAACCTGGCTGGGGCTGACTTCCTCATCCTcagcttccagattctggcttccATAATAGACATCTGTTGTCAAGCCCACAAAATCTACGTCTTCGTCATCCACTGTTGGGAAATTGCATTCAATTTTGCTTACCTTGCAggtctgagcatgctcagtgccATGAGCACTGAGCGCTGTCTGTCTGTTATGTGTCCCATCTGGCATCGATGCCGTCGCCCAAGGCATACATCAGCTGTCATGTGTGCCCTGCTCTGGGCCTTGTCCCTGCTGTTGAGCCTCCTGGAAGGGAATGCATGTGACATGTTTCTTCATTACTTTGGTCTTGGTTGGTGTACGAAACTAAGTTTCATCACTTTTGCTTggttaattgttttatttgtggtCCTTTCAGGGTCCAGCCTGGCCCTGTTGGTGAGGATTTTCTGTGGTTCTCGAAGGTTGCTGGTGACCAGGTTGTATGTGACCATTGCCCTCACAGTTCTGGTCTTCTTCATCTTTGGCTTGCCATATGGGTTCTACTGGTTCTTCTTATATTGGACTGTGGAGATGGATGAAGTTTTCCGTTGCAATGTTTCTGAAATAACAGTATTCCTGTCCTGTGTTAACAGCTGTGCCAACCCCATTATTTACTTCCTCATTGGCTCCATTAGGCACCGCAAGTTCAGGCTGAAGACTCTGAAGGGGCTTCTTCAGAGAGCCATGCAGGACACCCCTGAGGAAGAAGGATGGGATGGAGCTTCTTCAGGAAAGTCTGGGTAA